In the genome of Streptomyces sp. P3, the window GCTGGCGGCAGGTGTCGCACTGGGCGTCCCGGCGGCCGAGCTCGCACCCGCCCTGGCCGCGTACACGGGCGTCAAGCGCCGGCTGCAGCTCAAGGGCGAGGCGGCGGGCGTGCAGGTCGTCGACTCCTACGCCCACCACCCGACCGAGATGACGGCCGACCTGGAGGCGATGCGCGCGGCGGTAGGTGACGCCCGCATCCTCGTCCTCTTCCAGCCGCACCTGTTCTCCCGGACGCAGGAACTGGGCACGGAGATGGGGCAGGCGCTCGCCCTGGCGGACGCCTCCGTCGTCCTGGACATCTACCCGGCCCGCGAGGACCCCGTTCCGGGCGTCACCAGCGAGCTGATCATCGACGCGGCGCGGGCCGCGGGCGCCGACGTGACAGCCGTCCACGACAAGGACGGGGCCCCTGCCGTGATCGCGGGAATGGCGAGGGCCGGTGATCTCGTTCTCACCATGGGCGCGGGCGACGTGACGGACCTGGGCCCGCGCATTCTGGACCGTCTTTCCCAGTGAGGGGCTGAGGCTCATGTCGTACGACGTCGAAAAGCCGGACGAGCAGTGGCGGGCGGAGCTGACGCCGGCCGAGTACGCCGTCCTGCGCCAGGCCGCGACCGAGCCCGCGTTCACCGGCGAGTACACCGACACCAAGACCCGGGGCGTCTACTCCTGCCGGGCCTGCGGCGCCGAACTGTTCACCTCCGAGACCAAGTTCGACTCCCACTGCGGCTGGCCGTCGTTCTTCGACCCGAAGGACAGCGACGCCGTGGAGCTGATCGAGGACCGCTCGCACGGGATGCTGCGCACCGAGGTGCGGTGCGCAAGGTGCGGGTCCCACCTCGGACACGTGTTCGCGGGCGAGGGCTACCAGACCCCGACCGACCAGCGGTACTGCATCAACAGCGTCTCCCTGCGGCTGGCGGCGGAGGACTGACCTGACCCGGCTGTCGCTGCGGGGACGCGTGCGACCGGCATGACGCGTGTGACGTGCCGGACAGGCGTGACGCGTCAGGTGCGCCGGGGCCCGACGCCGGGTGCGGCGTGCGGGGGTCCGGCGCTTCGGCGAAGGGCGCACGGCGGCTCGTCGCGCGGTCTCGGGCCGGTGAGGCTCACAGCCGTCCGCGCTGCACCATCGCCGACAGCACCACCATCCCCGGCAACAGGGGTCCCCAGACCGTCAGCACCCGGTAGCCGATGACGGTCGCCGTGGCGTGGGGCAGCGGCGTGCCGTACCCGGCCAGGGTGAGCACCAGCGCCGCGTCGATCGGACCGATACCGCCCGGCGCGGGCACCACACCGGCCGCGGTGCTCGCCGCGAGGAACGCGAAGAGCAGCTGCGACCAGGACAGGGGCAGGCCCAGCGCCGTTCCCACGCAGGCCACCACACCCGCCTGGAGCAGCGGAGCCACGACCGCTCCGCCCCACAGGGGCAGAAAGCGGGCGGGCCGGGTGTGCAGGCGCCGGG includes:
- the msrB gene encoding peptide-methionine (R)-S-oxide reductase MsrB, with protein sequence MSYDVEKPDEQWRAELTPAEYAVLRQAATEPAFTGEYTDTKTRGVYSCRACGAELFTSETKFDSHCGWPSFFDPKDSDAVELIEDRSHGMLRTEVRCARCGSHLGHVFAGEGYQTPTDQRYCINSVSLRLAAED